A stretch of the Vigna radiata var. radiata cultivar VC1973A chromosome 7, Vradiata_ver6, whole genome shotgun sequence genome encodes the following:
- the LOC106767124 gene encoding salicylic acid-binding protein 2 codes for MGSENKHFVLVHGACHGAWCWYKLKPLLESSGHKVSVLDLAASGTNLQKIEDVHTFSHYSQPLLQLLATIPPNEKVILVGHSFGGLNIALAIEKFPQKVAVAVFLTAVVPDTLHNPSYVLQKYIESVPAPDWLDCEFLQSGNKTVVRFGPKFASTKLYQASSAEDVELAKTLLRPSSLFLEDLSQQTNFSKERYGSVTLAFIVCTEDLGIPLNFQLWMIKNAAVNNVVEIKGADHMAMLSKPQELCDSLQQIAAKYA; via the exons aTGGGTTCAGAGAATAAGCATTTTGTTCTGGTGCATGGGGCTTGCCATGGAGCTTGGTGCTGGTACAAGCTCAAGCCACTCTTGGAATCTTCTGGCCACAAGGTCTCGGTGCTGGACCTTGCAGCTTCTGGCACCAACCTGCAGAAGATTGAAGATGTTCATACTTTCTCACACTACTCTCAACCTTTGTTGCAGCTATTGGCAACAATTCCCCCAAATGAAAAGGTTATTCTGGTCGGTCATAGCTTTGGTGGACTCAACATAGCACTTGCCATCGAGAAATTCCCACAAAAAGTTGCTGTTGCTGTTTTCTTAACAGCCGTTGTTCCAGATACTCTGCACAACCCATCCTATGTTTTACAAAAG TACATTGAGAGTGTTCCAGCTCCGGATTGGTTGGACTGTGAATTCTTGCAGAGTGGAAACAAAACAGTAGTTCGTTTTGGTCCCAAATTCGCGTCCACCAAACTCTACCAAGCCTCCTCCGCTGAg GATGTAGAATTGGCCAAAACTCTGTTAAGACCAAGTTCCCTCTTCCTCGAAGACTTGTCTCAGCAGACAAATTTTTCTAAAGAGAGATATGGGTCAGTTACTCTTGCTTTTATTGTTTGCACTGAGGACCTTGGAATTCCATTGAATTTTCAGCTCTGGATGATTAAGAATGCTGCTGTCAATAACGTTGTAGAGATTAAAGGTGCTGATCATATGGCTATGCTTAGCAAGCCACAAGAACTATGCGATTCTCTGCAGCAAATAGCTGCTAAATATGCATGA
- the LOC106765802 gene encoding autophagy-related protein 101, translating into MNCEVCQLKELELEHFEIREVLRCILHTIVFHRALGLVRPKDVDLELFDVTYVQCGEAELEKKIDEKIEQFVCWVEKHPNKKSQICLSFYEVKNKQASWFSNKIERLYWEQWYINLNVAQHKVHSSKCHHPKVVDPGEGALEDRNARSAALEASLREVLFQIIKFVNEKKDHVPPIPNLEGAVSFPYEITIPSSSDSAFGMDMIKRMLQTGHPTMLS; encoded by the exons ATGAACTGTGAGGTCTGCCAGCTCAAGGAATTGGAACTCGAGCATTTCGAGATACGTGAAGTTTTGCGAT GCATATTGCACACCATCGTCTTTCACCGTGCCTTGGGTCTTGTGCGCCCTAAAGACGTTGACTTGGAGCTTTTTGATGTAACTTAT GTGCAATGTGGAGAGGCAGAgcttgaaaagaaaatagatgagAAGATTGAGCAGTTTGTTTGTTGGGTGGAGAAGCACCCAAACAAAAAGAGTCAG ATATGTTTATCTTTCTATGAGGTGAAAAACAAACAGGCGTCTTGGTTCAGTAACAAGATTGAACGTTTGTATTGGGAGCAGTGGTATATTAATCTGAATGTGGCTCAGCATAAGGTGCATTCTAGCAAGTGTCATCATCCCAAAGTTGTAGATCCAGGAG AGGGAGCATTGGAGGATAGAAATGCCCGTAGTGCAGCACTGGAGGCATCACTACGTGAGGTTTTGTTTCagataattaaatttgttaatgaGAAAAAGGATCATGTTCCACCAATTCCAAATCTTGAGGGCGCTGTTTCATTTCCCTATGAAATTACAATACCTAG TTCATCAGATTCTGCATTTGGGATGGACATGATCAAGAGAATGCTCCAGACAGGGCATCCAACAATGCTAAGTTGA